GTACGTGGCTCTTGAACAAAAGCTACAGGCTGCATCGGTTTGTTTGAATACTTagaatttcaaaaatcaataaattacaattataaaaagtaataatatgtaaacatatattcattaaaaataaatgaaagcaTAAATActctatgaattttaaaatatttatcattaaaagTACCTGTGATCCACGTTCAGGAAGCACAATGTTTTGTTCCATGTTGTAGATTTGTATAAGTTGATGACATTTCACTATGAAGACAGATTCCAAGGATTGAATCAAAGTGTTTGTAGaaatatatttcaaactttcacaATCTTTTATGCGAAGAACTCTCAATTTCGGCCAGCAATAAAGAAGACAATCATTCTGCATGTTTCAAACACGTTTtagtaagttatttattttaaatttcatatagaATCACAACTCAAATCAAAGTGATCCAAAATATTGTCTTGGGCAATTTTGAATCAATCAAatctttaaaagataatatttcaAATGACATGATCTTCTATAATGGGCTAAAAATCAACCATAGACTCAGTCATAGCCCATAAAAGTCATTCAATGAGTTgtcaatataataaatatggaGATTATCTCTATATTGATTTGGTGCTCTAGGGAGTAGGCACTCGCTCTAACACCAAAATGctagtttcatatttttcaataatatcaaaccgGCCTTGTAAGTTAGCAATCCAAGGATAGAAGAAAGGTGGCATGGAATTAATTGAAGGCTTTtctataaagaaataaaatctaaataaaaaggaGAGACACAACAATTTATGATGCAGTTtataagcctataaatagatttaatatatttgtgaTATGTATAAGCGAGCTTGTggatagaagaaaaaggaagcgtttgaaacaaaacaaaggtGTGTGACTTTGTGTGCATGAAAGTGGAAATAAGCAAAGAGTGAATTGTGTGTATAACTAGTTGTAGGTAGTAAttgaaaggaagaagaaaatatatttgtattttgcaTTGGTGTATTTGTTTTGAGTAATAAAagttacttttaatttctttagtgGCCACTACGCTTCCAACAAACCCGATAcacataaataacataaaaataaataccaaaCCAAGCACTTCACTTCAAAttggtttttggttttcttGCAATTTGTTTCATCCTTAAAAGAATACTATCATAAAGCTAAAACAATTaagaagattaaaaaaattggagagaATAGGTATCCCTACCTCAATAATCTCGTCTTCTTGGCCAAAACCAATGACTTGCTCTAGTCGATCGCAGTAGCTTATATAAAGTTGTTGTAGATGCAACATACTTAAAGCTAGGCAAGGTGAGAAGATTGTTTTCAGATTATCACAAGATTCAATGCTCACAACCTTTAGACTTTGGAGGCTTGCAATTGCACGATGGGATGGCTTTACTTCCCATATCCTCTTCAATTTCGGCAATGAATGTAGCCtcaatattgttaaatttgagAGCAATGGTGTCtgacatttcattttttcagAAAGTTTATCTATTTGAAATATCACTTGTAACTCCTCACAATCTTTAATGATCACTTCCTTAAGGTTTTGCAAGAACCTAGTCGGAGAAACACCATAGCACAACCCTTTCAAAGAAGCCATGCTTTCGATAATTAATTCCACCAAATTAGAGAATGCAACAGTTGACCCTTGATCCTTTTTTGTATCAATCAAGAATTCCATATCATTGCAAGATTTGAGCTGCAGAGAAGTCAACTCATTTACTCCCATTTCATCCATGCTTGGCACAATATTCTTTTGTCCACCAACATTCCTCAAACTCAACGCTTCCACATtgcaaaataaattgttaaatgcaCTTAATGAAGATGAGAAATCTTGAATAGCCAATCTTCTAAACGCCTCCTGATCGCTACTATAATATTCTCCAACTATATCGTACCTTTGTAGTTTAGGGAACATAAAATCTTCTAGAGGAATTTGATTAGCAGAAAGTCTCAGTGATAGTGCAGTTAAACGAGACAATGACTTCAACTCCAATAAGTTGAGATTATTTTTGGGTATGACATGTAACTCTTGTAGTGAAGTCAACctattatattcataaacaaAGTAgcattaattgaaaatttatgtgACACAATCCACATTCCATgaggttaaaaaaaaaaattgtaattccTTAAAGTAAgtcataaaaagaaatatgtaaaaaagtcaaaaacttgaaataaatcAAGATAAGTAATAAAAGgacactattaaaattaaattaaaaatctctaaatttttttatcactttcaaagaaattttcaagaggttaattttttttctttttaacaatttatctcAAAATTTCTGGGTCtaaaacataagtaaattttctgtttttttataataactttttcactctcaaattttataagaaagtcattttacccttatatttaaaagtcattttacccttctatttaaattttaaccttttataacccttaaatttgtgattttttgtcaaatcatctcaaaatgaatagaaaagttgatgttttaaaattttactgatGTTGATATCGTGGATTGACACATGAATAACAcattattcataatatatatatatatatatacatatctaatagtaaaaaaattgagtatttatcttgatttttattaaaatttaaagtctttattttattaaacttccttaattaatttttatttaatattatatatattttatatttactttaatatatatatatttatatatatatatgtatatacatatataacacTTAATTATAgctaataaaatttgttattttccttGGCAACCCACATATCTATCCACATATACTTCAAACATTAcattatttgtcttatatgaataattttaaatttataaaaatattcaaaaataaaaaattgaaattcaaaaaataaaaaatcataaaattaaaaaatatagcaTGAAGTATGGATTGGAATGTGGGTGTTCATGTTTAAAAACTtaacattttagttagtatttccgttaaaaataattcagcatttttaaaaggttgatgCTCCTTTTAAATgtccataatcaaatttaattaaaaaccgaataaggactaaattgataaatgatgttaaaattagtattgtaaaattaaaaataccaattaaagtaattaagaggaaaataaattatgtcaaacaaaATACCAatatgataaaaagaaaattaaatctgATGCACTCTTACCTTGATACCAAGTTTGGGGGGATATTCATTTCTCTTTCAACTCCAACACCAGAAAGACGTAAATATTTCAGTGCAGACAACTTCACTAATTCTTCACTTATCTCATCAATTTCAGTGGCAATCAATGCAAGAATCTCAAGGCTTCTCATATTTGTCAGAGATGATGAGAAGTTTTTCAGCATGCAATCATAACACCTCAAAGTTTTAAGATTTGGTAAGGAAGGGAATCCTTTCAGTGAGAAGCTGACACGTTTGAGAAGTAAAACTTGGAGGGCtttcatttcttcaaaaaatGTACCCAAAACCACTAAGAAATCATCTCGGTTCCTCTTCCTCTCGCCCtctaaaaacaaagttttgagcTTTGAAAATTCCACTTTATcaggaaaaatatttatgatacTACTACAATTCCATAAAGCGATTGCAGTATAACTTTCATCCATATGAGGCCATTCTTTCAACGTATCTTTTACCATGAACCTATTTTCTCCCGTTGATGTTAGCCAATGAGCAAAATCTCGAATCACATCATGGATTCTAATCGTATCTGCACCATCAGTTTCCAATAACAAGCCAGATTTTTGGAGTTTTTTTAGTGCTTCAacaattttcttccttttatctTCAATCGAGTAAAAATTAGGGAACAATCCTACTCCAATTCCGCACATAATCAATATCTCAGTATCGATTTCTTCATCTTCAGGAAAAAGGGAACACAGTAAGAAACAAATTTGGATGTCATTTATTCCCGTCATTTGGTTAATGCCTTTCTTCAAGTAATCGTAGCTAAGCTTAAGAGGCTCGAGGACACCCCCGAGGACTTCTTCATCATACAAATGCGTTGAGTCCTTGAATCTCTGATTTGCGTCTCTCCACCCATTTAAACTCTCACCTTTTAAAGCTTTGGCCACGACAACAATTGCAAGAGGCAATCCCTTACATTCAGCAGCAACCTCTTTGGCTACATCATTCAACGTGGAACAATCATCTTCTAAACCAGCTTTATCTCGAAATAAAACCCATGCTTCGTCTTTGGATAAGATGCCAAGTTGAATTTCCTTCTGACACTTCATTTTACTGCAGACTTGTTGTTGACGTGTAGTCAGAAGAATTTTGCAACCCTTGTGGTCATCACCGAATGGAATTCCGATATCCTCTAATTTGAATTCTTCCCAGAGGTCGTCGACAATTACAAGGATTTTTTTCACGCGTTGCATACTCCTGAATAGCTCTTCTGCTTTTCCTTCTTGGCTActtgtttcaaattttaaaccaaaaatatctgcaactttatcttgaattttgttgatgtcTGCATTTTGGGACATAGTAAACATCACAACTTTATCAAAGAACTTTTGTTCTCGAGCATGCTTCCCAACTTCTTTGGCTAAAGTTGTTTTACCAACTCCTGGCATTCCTTGCAGTCCGATCATGTTGACACCCTTAGCATTTATAGCCTCCATGATCTGGTTGAAAGCTGATTTTGAAGATTTAGAGTGCATGAAATCAGTGGATCTGATGAATTCTATTCCTTGAAGAGGACGACGATAGCCCACCTGTGCAAAGTTAGAAGTCTCTAAAAGTTTAGAGATAATAGGAATCTTCTCTGCCAGTTTCTTACTTAAGGAATATCGCCAGCCCCATTTAGGACACCATTTGAAACACTTGACGCGATCTATTTCATCTTTCAAGTTCTGGGTTTCTTTCAGTTCTTTCTCAGCGCTTGTAAGCCAGTTGTCAACGTCCTTATGGATGAGCTCATTTTGCCTTTCAGCCTCATCGACACGAATTTTCACCCTCTCTTTCTTCAATTCAAGTGCTTCTcgttgattcttgaaatcttcAACAATCTCTCCATAACGGAAAAAGTAACGGAGATAGGGTGATGCGTATTCCTTTGCCTGGTCTGCCACAATTTCGACAGCAGCAGGGGCAGCATATTCGGCCATTTTTGTTGATAGTCTGATGAGGTTGAACAAAAACATTGGTTATTAGTAAGAATTAAcataaagagaaataaaagcaaTTGTGACAAATAAAATCAGTATTTGTAGTAAAAAAATCGAGTGGAAGCTACCAAATAAGAAGCTGTAAATATTGATGTAAAGCAAAGATGTTATTATTGAAGAAGGTAGAAAATACCTCTGTTTCTGTCTGAGAATACCAGAAAGTAAATAGAGCTTGAGAGAAATAAGTAGCtgtaaaagatgaaaagaattGATTTAGTGCAggtaatagaaaataataataaaaaaattgagagcATGTTTTAACCTTACATGCACACTCAATCGTAATTACTCTTCCCATTTTATTCATTCTAAATCGGAGCTATAATTTGTATGTGAAATCCTAAAAACAATTTCTCATAAAGAAATCCTAAAAAGAATTACATTctcttaaacatattttatatttatttctacaTTTTGGATTATAGATTGGATGCTTTTAAGTTCCTATAGAATTAGAGTTTGTGTGCTCTCTAAAATGTTTAATGGAAAAAACGACACAAGACTAATGAATGGAGAAAGGACACTCTTCATTTGCCCCTTTCCTGTTTGATCAGCATGTTATACACTTCAACTCTGAGTAAAAtccgattcgattcgaaaattttgatttaactagttcgagttatttgtgttaattaattttttggataAACTCGAATTGACTTGAATATGAATTACCcaattcgagttattcgaaaatccgaattagaaaatgtaaaactatatcgttttgataaatgtgtaCCTTTCTAAAGTTAAATTCAAAACCATTAAGTTATAAGGCAAAATTAcgtcattttgataaatatttactcaTTAAGTTAAGAGGTAAAaccattatattatttatgtagttaaataatattgtaattcgTCTGTTAGTTAAACAATCGGTCCATGTAAATGCaacattgaatataaataataggattggTTAATTCGACTCAACTTGACTCGAAAGTTTTTACtcgatttgatttggttaaaaaaaatcaaattgagtttAGTTGCTAAGATAAATTCAtcaactcgactaactcaaaatttttcgaTTCGACTCAACTTAATCAAATACTCACCCTAAATCCAAGGTTCTTGTTCTAGTTTGTTCAATctttaaaatgaatatataatctCTTTAATTAAGACGGAACTTGTATGAAACCTTtctttatgaaaaataaaatcacaagTGATTTAAAATGAAAGGGAGATCCACTcaacaaaaacatgaaaatatatagcAATGAGGAGCAGTTCCTCAAAACTTACCTTCACTCAACTATCCTCTGCGCTGTTTCTTTTGCCAAGTCGAAATCAAGGTATGAAGAAAGTTTGGTTTTCAGAAATAAAAGACAGTTTgcaggatttttttttttgttttttttcccttaattgAGACAATACAAGAAAATGTGAAAACTGAAAAACAAATAGTGGAAATTATCACACAcacagattttttttttttttttggtgatgaTCACAGACACAGATTTCAGAATATGGAAGCAAAAAAGGAAATGATGAGAAACACAGGTTAATTTGAGAATTAGAAAGCCAAAAACAAAGAGTGGAAATGATCAAACTTGGAAGCAAAGACCACTTTGGATGAGGAAGAAGAATGGGAAGTCGTTGGTTTAACTTTCAAatgtttttctactttttttatttaaattcataaaacaAAGTATTGttcatcattcttttctttattataataaaataatcattatttttattaccatTAAAGTCAATGTCTTTGTTAATGtaaaattccattttttatatttttatattttagtaaaaatattatttatttttatttattttaattattaacttatattttttctattcgATTCTACTCGATAATCGATCTAAGactaagaaattaaaatttttgttctcGAAAAGCCAACAATGGTGGTTAAGGCATGTGATTAGAGCAGAACAAATAATTCCCTCAAATAATTGAAGAAAAGGATGACGGATGATTGATTACTAAGAGTCGTCACCACTTTTGCTAGTGGGATAGGTCTTGTCAATGAATTATTGCCTTTGTAATTATCAAGTTTGCTCACCACTTTCGCTAGTGGGACAGGCATTGTTGACGAAttactttttactatttttacctTACCTGCTTCCTTTGCTTACTTATTATCGTGTATAAATAGAATATATAAGTATTAgcattaaatgatttattatatgaattaggaaaagaaaaaacttcTCTTCTACAGATAtagataaaatacaaaaaagaaaaagaaaatacagatatagataagaattttattttttaacacggTTAACCATTAGACAAGGTGATACATTAAATAGGATAACTtgacttaaaaatttaataaatactatttaatcatgattgaaattttaaaatttaaaaattaaggacaaaatttaattaaattaaaatataaaattaaatatacaagttGCACATAATACAAAAatggataataaaatttaattgtttaaattataGATAGAATTTCATCAAGTCTTACGTTTTAAAACTTGTGagagttattttattcaaaaatatcattaattagtGGAAGAAGAAGACATTTTATTTGGAGTTATTGGTTTcactttttatgtttatttattttattttattttagaataaaacaattatcgaaaaagaaaatattgtttAGGTAGTAATTTGTGGGTTAAGTTGTTTTTAAATAGACTTAATGGTTTGACTAATggagataataattttaaaaataatttatgtaccacttgtgataaaaaaatgtttaagcACGAAGATGAAAAAATGGCATAATCTAAGTATTAGTTTGTAGGTTAAACCAATGTTGTGCATAgagaaaatattaagaaaatattttctttattttattttatttttagaaaaaaggaagcttttaaatctcaaaatttttaaaaatcagaaaattatatatataattatataaaatttacagaaactttaataatatatatttttggaaaaatatataatagagagaaaatacaaagaaaatgtAAGGAGAAATCTAAAATATTCTGATAGTTAAGATATTTGTATAAAACAATGCAACCTTCCATATATATCTCTCAAaaaaattctgattttttttttcgttcCTTGTATGGAATAGTTAGGTCACATTATTCGTACGGAAATAGATGTTGGTAGGTGGAATTCAATTTGACTATCAAGATCCGGTTCAATCATTTTCGGCAAAGCGAAGGTGGAAcaagtttattagttaaaaggaaTTCTGAAGCAGTTTTGTGATTTTTCTGGGAATAAAATTAGTGCAAGGAAAAGTAATATGTATCTTTCCAAAGTAGTTGAGACTGATTTGTGTGTTCAGATTAGCCAGATATTTGGGTTTCAGAAATTTCTTAATCTTGGGATCTACTTTGGGGTGCCCCTCCTTTATGACCGAGTTAAAGAAGATAGTAAGGCAGTATATATGGAGTTGTTCTGCTGGACAGCCAAAACTTGTTGTGGTGAGGTGGGAGTCCATCTATCAGCTAAGGTCTCAAGGTGGTCTTAGATTTCGGCATCTCAAGGATCAAAATAATTCCTTTCTTATGAAGGTTGGTTTCAATTTGGTCACCATGGAGGATGCTTTATGGGTTCGAGTCCTTCGTTTAAAATATGGATGGAACAGTCACATTCCGGAATCCATTTCCAGAAGCCAAAGCTTACACCTATGGCACTCCCTTTCTAAGGTTTGGCCTCTATTTCATGAGAATCTAATTTGGTCTGTTGGTAATGGTTCTAGTATTCATTGTTGGAAGGATTCTTGGGTACGTACCGGGAAGTGGTCCTACTATCATATGTTCCACTTCGTACAAGACTAGATTTGAAGTGCACTCTGAGAGATCGGGTATTTATTGATGGTTCATAGAACTTGGATTTGTTTCGTACGTATTTGACTGCCCGAAAAGGTGATTAAGCTTATAGTGAGTATCCCCCCACATTCTACTAGTGGGGAGGATAGGGTCATCTAGGCTTGTTCAGGGTCAGGGTCTTTCTTTGTTCACAATGATTATTGGGCCTTAAAAGAAGACTTTTGGAACCCCAAAGAAGACAGTTGGAAGGATACTTGAAAATATCAAGGCCCCCAAAGAGTCCACTTTTTTCCTTCAGCTAGTATCTAAACAAAGACTTCTTACTAATTCAGACCATACTAGGAAATGAATGGGCACACCAACTATTGTCTTTTATGTGGCCATGATACAGAGGATATTCTATATGTTCTTCAAGACTGTACGACAGCAAAGGAAGTATTGATGCATGTGGTTCCATCTAAGAGATAACACAGATTCTTTTCTGATCCTTTTCAAATTTGGTTTTCCTCTAATCTATATTGTCATTTTAATATGCAAGATAGCGGAGTTACTTGGTCATGTCTATTCAGTTTAATTGCATGGAGAATTTggaataacaaaaatttattcatCTTCCAAAATATTACTTGAACGACTTATGAAATTGTCAAAGTCTCGTTAAGTTGGGCACAATAGTTTGAACCTTTTCTTAACAGTTCCCAAGCTAATCCTCTTAATTCGGTATTCCACTCACACTATGAAGGAAATTGGGTACATCTATTCTCTGATGGAGCAGTGGCCAGAGATTTCAGGAATGCTTCCGTTGGCAGGATGGTTCGTGATCAGTTTGAAAATTGGATATTGGGCTTTAATCACTATCTAGGCATATGCTCACCTCTTGAGGTAGAATTTTGTGGTATTCTAGATGGACTCCTCGTTTTATTAAATAAGAGATACAAGAGAGCCACAATTCAGACAAATAATCTGAAGGTGGTTAAAGTTTTGACCATGAAGGAGTACTCAATGTACTCAGGTATTACCTTACTCATAAGGATTCAATGACTTATGCATTACGAAGAACAATGGGAGATCAGATACGTACCTAGGAATTGCAATTTAATTATAGATCAACTGGTAAAAATTAGCCTTACATGATAGGCAAGCTTACAGATCTTTGAAGTGCCTCTAGACACTGTGTCTATGAATCTTCAACAAGACAAAGCATTTAGCGTTTCTTAGTAGttgatttgatgtaattttgttttattttccacaaaaaatatgtatacttttaaattttttggaaagtttttaaaactttccatattttttttgttatttcttaaaatttttttaaattttttttttgatttttgaaattcttttgtattttatctatttcttttagatgagaagaatatttttaaaatttttgggaatTTTATATGACTCTCCATAATCTTTagatttgtgaatttttttattttgtttgatttttgtattttcactttttttggtattttatgtatttaaaaaataaaagtaaatagtTTTTTAGTTATAGGAATTTgttataaatttgtatattttattttttaagaaaattgagaattttctcaaatttttatttcttttttccctttttcatttttaaatttatttaggaaAATAAGAATTAGGAGATGTGACATGCTAAGAGTGTGCCACATCATTTTCTTAATGCTATTAACAACTGGGGCAAAGTGATACATAGATGGAAACTTCAAGTATCAAACTAATACAAAAAATTCTTTAGATACCAAAATGATAATTGAGTGAAACTTTGGGGAGCAAATAGTGCATTAACTATTTTAGAATAGGATAACTTAACCTAATGATTATCTGAAATACCTAAAATTCAAGATTTTCCGTTATtgaatttcactcaaaatcaaatatcaatcaTTCTTAATCAAACCTTGATTtgaatataacttaattttgaaactaaaattggatCTAACTAACCAATATAAAAACCatatcattaatcaaatttaaacataaattgaattctttatatttacaacaattttttctatttccaaacTTTTACACAATCATGTAGattattccttttctttcttttattttctgacgaataaaattaagcaaacgataaaattgatttaaaccTTCTTGGATATTCCCAAACAAGCTTGATTGGAAGTAGACATAGATGAACCGAAGAGAGAAAGGGAGCATGGAACCAAACTGGTTTGGATAAAGTTGATGGTAAGTTTAGTATAGTGGTTGATTTAGTCATTGAGAATGTAGAGCTCGTTTGAAGAATTTGTGAAACAATGTAATTTCAAGAGGGAGAGAATGTTGTAGGTCAGATAGATAATATGGTCATTGAGAGATCCAAATTGATTCGTTAAAGTGGTGATGGACAATAAGGGTTTGTAATTGTGGGGTGAGAATATGCGaagcaagttttattttggtttcagCTTTCACATGttcttttttcataaacataaaaaaaattaacaaatgaaaaatatagaaaaactacgttaaaagagatggagaagggaGAAATTCGAAGGGAGAAGCAAAAgggaatgaaaaataaagaaaaaaaagttgaaagagcataaaagaaaaaattaaattgtttaaaataaaaaaatatggtgaccaattgtataatttaatctaaaatttttgtttgaaatgaaaatttaacgtgccatgtcagcttaccgttacaccattaacggTAATTAAtggcttagtgactaaaatgttacaatgcgTTAACGTAAATGACTCAAaagtaacatttcaaacataagtgactaaaatgtaacccgaggtaaataaaagtgacgattttaatagtttactcataaatttaacaatgttaataattgtattttaattttgaaatttgaaaagtaggattaaattcctaaaataaaagtacaCGGAGTCAATTTCAAATTTGGAATGAGTACAAGAACTTGACATATTTTAATCTGATTGAAAGTTACCAAGACTTATTGGAAATAATGGTTAAAGCTTTTGTCTAATACTTAGATAACGCGAATTGAAACCTTATTATCCCCTCCTCATCCCTAATATTGTAACTA
This sequence is a window from Gossypium raimondii isolate GPD5lz chromosome 5, ASM2569854v1, whole genome shotgun sequence. Protein-coding genes within it:
- the LOC105768408 gene encoding probable disease resistance protein At4g27220 isoform X2; translated protein: MAEYAAPAAVEIVADQAKEYASPYLRYFFRYGEIVEDFKNQREALELKKERVKIRVDEAERQNELIHKDVDNWLTSAEKELKETQNLKDEIDRVKCFKWCPKWGWRYSLSKKLAEKIPIISKLLETSNFAQVGYRRPLQGIEFIRSTDFMHSKSSKSAFNQIMEAINAKGVNMIGLQGMPGVGKTTLAKEVGKHAREQKFFDKVVMFTMSQNADINKIQDKVADIFGLKFETSSQEGKAEELFRSMQRVKKILVIVDDLWEEFKLEDIGIPFGDDHKGCKILLTTRQQQVCSKMKCQKEIQLGILSKDEAWVLFRDKAGLEDDCSTLNDVAKEVAAECKGLPLAIVVVAKALKGESLNGWRDANQRFKDSTHLYDEEVLGGVLEPLKLSYDYLKKGINQMTGINDIQICFLLCSLFPEDEEIDTEILIMCGIGVGLFPNFYSIEDKRKKIVEALKKLQKSGLLLETDGADTIRIHDVIRDFAHWLTSTGENRFMVKDTLKEWPHMDESYTAIALWNCSSIINIFPDKVEFSKLKTLFLEGERKRNRDDFLVVLGTFFEEMKALQVLLLKRVSFSLKGFPSLPNLKTLRCYDCMLKNFSSSLTNMRSLEILALIATEIDEISEELVKLSALKYLRLSGVGVEREMNIPPNLVSRLTSLQELHVIPKNNLNLLELKSLSRLTALSLRLSANQIPLEDFMFPKLQRYDIVGEYYSSDQEAFRRLAIQDFSSSLSAFNNLFCNVEALSLRNVGGQKNIVPSMDEMGVNELTSLQLKSCNDMEFLIDTKKDQGSTVAFSNLVELIIESMASLKGLCYGVSPTRFLQNLKEVIIKDCEELQVIFQIDKLSEKMKCQTPLLSNLTILRLHSLPKLKRIWEVKPSHRAIASLQSLKVVSIESCDNLKTIFSPCLALSMLHLQQLYISYCDRLEQVIGFGQEDEIIENDCLLYCWPKLRVLRIKDCESLKYISTNTLIQSLESVFIVKCHQLIQIYNMEQNIVLPERGSQEYLTNLTSLELRSLPKLKYMWNGPLVHLQYLVIWNCNSLEHLSNIKDQSSLFLPKLKDVRISGCENLKYLCSSQGLPCLEAIDIKDCPRLIQIFNMEKNKDGFGLQNDSSLCCWPKLRILRIEFCRNLKYVCANTWTQGLQSLESVYIRHCSQLIQVFNMEQNKHGQDIVLPELGSQNHCWTKLKTLRIEDCQLLKYLFANTLSQGFPLLESIYLKNCPQLLQVFSSTEERDVIDDHILLNVPFLKNLEVSNCPQISCFILQAQLIEDLVLSNVGNSRQLCNTDVPVLNEGCIVVGNQEEVFQVQGGYSFSTIKLLELRNLFEVRVIWNDFAQIVTLENLTTLTLSGCNKLRYIFSPMMARSLSHLVDLFIEWCEEIERLILAKDQVSSSSSNGDTSLQPMSFPNLKRIIVINCKNLNSLFPFGFVPVLLKLETLIVTRNSKLEQVFELEEKVEVVAEEEMKFDKLEWLSLEKLPGLIHFCPKGYHFVFPAMIELEVRDCPKLATGFFIDSQEFVHCKTKLVEQVAVEEPTTVRNAIFNENIDWSRGGGESQLPHIT
- the LOC105768408 gene encoding probable disease resistance protein At4g27220 isoform X1, coding for MAEYAAPAAVEIVADQAKEYASPYLRYFFRYGEIVEDFKNQREALELKKERVKIRVDEAERQNELIHKDVDNWLTSAEKELKETQNLKDEIDRVKCFKWCPKWGWRYSLSKKLAEKIPIISKLLETSNFAQVGYRRPLQGIEFIRSTDFMHSKSSKSAFNQIMEAINAKGVNMIGLQGMPGVGKTTLAKEVGKHAREQKFFDKVVMFTMSQNADINKIQDKVADIFGLKFETSSQEGKAEELFRSMQRVKKILVIVDDLWEEFKLEDIGIPFGDDHKGCKILLTTRQQQVCSKMKCQKEIQLGILSKDEAWVLFRDKAGLEDDCSTLNDVAKEVAAECKGLPLAIVVVAKALKGESLNGWRDANQRFKDSTHLYDEEVLGGVLEPLKLSYDYLKKGINQMTGINDIQICFLLCSLFPEDEEIDTEILIMCGIGVGLFPNFYSIEDKRKKIVEALKKLQKSGLLLETDGADTIRIHDVIRDFAHWLTSTGENRFMVKDTLKEWPHMDESYTAIALWNCSSIINIFPDKVEFSKLKTLFLEGERKRNRDDFLVVLGTFFEEMKALQVLLLKRVSFSLKGFPSLPNLKTLRCYDCMLKNFSSSLTNMRSLEILALIATEIDEISEELVKLSALKYLRLSGVGVEREMNIPPNLVSRLTSLQELHVIPKNNLNLLELKSLSRLTALSLRLSANQIPLEDFMFPKLQRYDIVGEYYSSDQEAFRRLAIQDFSSSLSAFNNLFCNVEALSLRNVGGQKNIVPSMDEMGVNELTSLQLKSCNDMEFLIDTKKDQGSTVAFSNLVELIIESMASLKGLCYGVSPTRFLQNLKEVIIKDCEELQVIFQIDKLSEKMKCQTPLLSNLTILRLHSLPKLKRIWEVKPSHRAIASLQSLKVVSIESCDNLKTIFSPCLALSMLHLQQLYISYCDRLEQVIGFGQEDEIIENDCLLYCWPKLRVLRIKDCESLKYISTNTLIQSLESVFIVKCHQLIQIYNMEQNIVLPERGSQEYLTNLTSLELRSLPKLKYMWNGPLVHLQYLVIWNCNSLEHLSNIKDQSSLFLPKLKDVRISGCENLKYLCSSQGLPCLEAIDIKDCPRLIQIFNMEKNKDGFGLQNDSSLCCWPKLRILRIEFCRNLKYVCANTWTQGLQSLESVYIRHCSQLIQVFNMEQNKHGQDIVLPELGSQNHCWTKLKTLRIEDCQLLKYLFANTLSQGFPLLESIYLKNCPQLLQVFSSTEERDVIDDHILLNVPFLKNLEVSNCPQISCFILQAQLIEDLVLSNVGNSRQLCNTDVPVLNEGCIVVGNQEEVFQVQGGYSFSTIKLLELRNLFEVRVIWNDFAQIVTLENLTTLTLSGCNKLRYIFSPMMARSLSHLVDLFIEWCEEIERLILAKDQVSSSSSNGDTSLQPMSFPNLKRIIVINCKNLNSLFPFGFVPVLLKLETLIVTRNSKLEQVFELEEKVEVVAEEEMKFDKLEWLSLEKLPGLIHFCPKGYHFVFPAMIELEVRDCPKLATGFFIDSQEFVHCKTKATQLVEQVAVEEPTTVRNAIFNENIDWSRGGGESQLPHIT